In the genome of Desulforegula conservatrix Mb1Pa, one region contains:
- a CDS encoding DUF2939 domain-containing protein — protein sequence MICPNCGAQSPTDDCIKCGVIISKHIALEAKHHEGEEQPPQRKKMDIYVEEKPSATKAIVLNILFLITCLVVYIVACPFLTVNNLKKAVEQQDTAEMANYIDYDSLRESLKKQFDDKILQSKTKAGDPTASLAEAYVSKLTEPMLDEAVTPEGIFKMMTGYKQFKNKKVDPTLAEVGGGEQKALSGILMEARSNYDSLNEFSMVISTEKDNETRIVMKRYGIFSWKVGEIILGAE from the coding sequence TTGCGGCGCACAATCACCAACTGATGATTGCATCAAATGCGGGGTAATAATCAGCAAACACATTGCTCTTGAGGCAAAACATCACGAAGGAGAGGAACAGCCGCCCCAGAGAAAAAAAATGGACATTTATGTTGAAGAGAAACCAAGCGCTACAAAAGCGATAGTACTTAATATCCTATTTCTTATTACCTGCCTCGTCGTATATATAGTTGCCTGCCCGTTTCTGACCGTAAACAATCTTAAAAAAGCCGTGGAACAACAGGATACAGCTGAAATGGCTAATTACATTGACTATGATTCACTCCGCGAAAGCCTTAAAAAGCAGTTCGACGACAAAATACTGCAAAGTAAAACAAAGGCAGGGGATCCGACTGCATCCCTGGCTGAAGCCTATGTATCAAAACTGACAGAGCCGATGCTTGATGAAGCTGTCACCCCTGAAGGCATTTTCAAGATGATGACAGGTTACAAACAGTTCAAAAACAAAAAAGTAGATCCGACTCTTGCCGAAGTTGGCGGTGGCGAACAAAAGGCCTTGTCAGGAATATTGATGGAGGCCAGAAGCAACTACGATTCTCTGAATGAATTTTCCATGGTAATTTCAACCGAAAAAGATAATGAAACGAGGATAGTCATGAAAAGATACGGAATTTTTTCGTGGAAAGTCGGTGAAATAATTCTGGGCGCCGAATAA